From the genome of Deltaproteobacteria bacterium, one region includes:
- a CDS encoding Xaa-Pro peptidase family protein encodes MYFAVDWVDRIDFAAMRKYRTLNLQAKLKEHGLDALMCFRAENIRYMTNMRPLWWPISFITRNTAIMAQTGHPVLYVTSGDAARCRQTMKWLPEENIRPCATMEDPGIVKTMVYREFLPTLQQMGVTNGRIGIDAATTAIFHELEKAMPKADFVDGDQGVKEAAAIKHEEEIKCMRVSIQMADVAMERAMHCIDSGVRECEVLATAMHTLYSFGMEVPQCSLIVASGENTAPLHRFASDKPIHRGDLVFMDLGGCFNGYFSDFTRTVCFGQPNEQQRKIYTAVYETMRNLEETMKPGVTNEQVNRSARGVIKKHGFEEHGFHGLLGHSIGISGLTAPLIGELAATGEKVFELKPGMIFSLEPTITVPGIPGGGGVRLENNILITEHGNEVLNKTPFCQKMLGQSSCLGPCCVR; translated from the coding sequence ATGTATTTCGCAGTAGATTGGGTGGACCGAATCGATTTTGCGGCCATGCGGAAATATCGCACTCTGAATCTACAGGCAAAGTTGAAAGAACATGGTTTAGATGCGCTGATGTGTTTTCGGGCAGAAAATATCCGCTACATGACCAATATGCGGCCGCTCTGGTGGCCCATTTCCTTCATCACGAGGAACACCGCCATCATGGCCCAAACCGGCCATCCCGTCTTATATGTTACCAGTGGAGATGCGGCCCGTTGCCGACAGACCATGAAATGGCTGCCTGAGGAAAATATTCGGCCTTGCGCGACCATGGAGGATCCAGGGATTGTTAAAACGATGGTCTATCGGGAGTTTCTCCCTACCCTGCAACAAATGGGGGTTACCAATGGGCGCATCGGGATCGATGCAGCTACGACCGCCATCTTCCATGAATTGGAAAAGGCTATGCCCAAGGCTGATTTTGTGGATGGGGATCAAGGGGTGAAAGAGGCTGCCGCTATCAAGCATGAAGAAGAAATCAAATGCATGCGCGTCTCGATCCAGATGGCCGATGTGGCCATGGAAAGGGCCATGCATTGTATTGACAGCGGGGTGCGGGAATGTGAGGTTCTGGCAACTGCGATGCACACCCTTTATTCTTTCGGCATGGAAGTGCCGCAGTGCAGCCTGATTGTGGCCTCGGGGGAAAACACAGCTCCCCTCCACCGCTTTGCCTCCGATAAACCCATCCACAGAGGAGACTTAGTTTTTATGGACCTCGGTGGATGTTTCAACGGATATTTTTCCGACTTCACCAGAACCGTATGCTTCGGTCAGCCCAATGAGCAGCAGAGAAAGATTTACACCGCAGTTTATGAAACGATGCGGAACCTGGAGGAAACCATGAAGCCGGGTGTGACTAACGAGCAGGTAAACCGATCCGCCCGCGGGGTCATTAAAAAGCATGGCTTTGAAGAACATGGCTTCCATGGTCTCCTGGGCCACAGTATCGGCATATCCGGACTGACCGCGCCTTTGATCGGCGAGCTGGCTGCGACCGGAGAGAAAGTTTTTGAGCTCAAGCCGGGGATGATATTTTCCCTGGAACCTACGATTACCGTACCCGGGATACCCGGAGGCGGTGGCGTCAGATTAGAAAATAACAT